A part of Streptomyces sp. DSM 40750 genomic DNA contains:
- a CDS encoding toxin-antitoxin system, toxin component — MRRLCGELVGELTLPAPADPADLYGALCDAMSRRRGRPVHYRTAAFPPGTASGLWLDMAEQDLVVIEERTAPDHQLVILGHELWHMQAGHCGQHVEGAAVAARLLSRDADLRATVLKVAARTRFDLTDEQDAESFGLLLASKCRTWLAGSALRGPVGRDHLAGRIGASLGYRGPQG, encoded by the coding sequence ATGCGCCGTCTGTGCGGCGAGTTGGTCGGCGAACTCACGCTGCCGGCACCGGCGGACCCCGCCGACCTCTACGGGGCCCTGTGCGACGCCATGAGCAGACGCCGCGGCCGCCCGGTCCACTACCGCACGGCCGCGTTCCCGCCGGGCACGGCGAGCGGGCTGTGGCTGGACATGGCCGAGCAGGATCTGGTCGTCATCGAGGAACGCACCGCTCCCGACCACCAGTTGGTGATCCTCGGCCACGAACTGTGGCACATGCAGGCCGGGCACTGCGGCCAGCACGTGGAGGGTGCCGCGGTCGCCGCGCGCTTATTGAGCCGGGACGCCGATCTGCGGGCGACCGTGCTGAAGGTCGCCGCCCGTACCCGTTTCGACCTGACGGACGAGCAGGACGCCGAGAGCTTCGGACTGCTGCTGGCCAGCAAGTGCCGTACCTGGCTCGCCGGTTCGGCGCTGCGCGGGCCCGTGGGCCGCGATCACCTGGCCGGCCGCATCGGGGCCTCGCTGGGTTACCGCGGACCGCAGGGCTGA